The sequence TCTGGTTCGTGACGTAGACAATCGACGCGTACTCGAGACGCCCCTCGAAGTACTTCCGGTTCAGGCGAGCGGCGCGTCGCTTCAGGTCGGCCTGGGCGGCGTCGGCGTCTCGCTCGGCTCGTCCGCGGAAGCGCGCGGCCATGCGGTCGACCCAGGCACGCCCCTCTTCCTCCGACATGCGTGCGGGCAGGTAGACGATGAGCACGCCGTCTTCGACGCGAGCGGCAACGGTCTTGCGACGCTTCTTGCTGCGGATGATCCGGGTCGTGCGGAAAGCCTGGGCGCCGGCCTCTTCAGCCTGGGCGCTCTCAGCGGGCTCGAGAGAGTAGAGCATGGCGTTACCTCAGGCCACGCGTTCGACGCCGCCCGGCGCCGATCCCGCCGCCATCGCGACCTTGACACCCCGCCGGGCAACCCATAGAATACTCTGGTCGCGCCCTACCCTTCCGCGCATCCCGTACCACGACGCCCCTCACGTCGTTTCACGTAGAACAGGCAGGTACCCACCCCTTGAAGCCGACTGGCGACTCCCGGCAGAGCCGCGTCCGAAACTTCTGCATCATCGCACACATCGATCATGGGAAATCCACGCTGGCAGATCGCCTCCTCGAGGTCACCGGGACCATGGCGCCCGAGAAGATCCAGGAACAGGTGCTCGACAGCATGGACCTCGAGCGCGAGCGCGGCATCACCATCAAGTCACACCCCGTCACCCTCGAGTACCTCGCGGCCGACGGCGTGCGCTACATCTTGAACCTCATCGACACCCCTGGGCACGTCGACTTCACCTATGAGGTCTCGCGCAGCCTCGCCGCCGCCGAAGGCGCCCTACTGCTGGCCGACGCCTCGCAGGGCGTCGAGGCGCAGACCGTGGCCAACTTCTACCTGGCCATCAACAACAACCTCGAGGTCATCCCGGTCATCAACAAGATCGACCTGCCCGCCGCTGAACCGGAACGCGTGCGCAACGAGATCGAGGAGATCCTCTCGCTGCCCGCCGACGACGCCGTGCTCACCAGCGCCCGGAACGGCATCGGCATCACCGACACGCTGGAGGCCATCGTCAAGCGCGTCCCCGCGCCCCGTGGCGACGCCTCAGCCCCGCTTCGCGCGCTCATCTTCGACTCGCAGTACGACACCTATCGCGGCGTGGTCTGCTTCGTGCGCGTGGTCGATGGCGAGATGAAGAAGGGCGACAAGATCCGCTTCATGTCGACAGACAAGGACTTCGAGATCGACGAGGTGGGCATCTTCAAACCCGCCATGCGCGCCATCGAGAAGCTCTCCGCGGGTGACGTGGGCTACCTCATCTCGAACATCAAGAACATCGGCGACACCCGTGTCGGAGACACCATCACCAATGCTGTCGGAGGCGTGAGCGAGCCGCTGCCCGGCTACCGAAACGTGCTCCCCATGGTGTACAGCGGGCTCTATCCGGTCGACAACATGGAGTACAACGATCTGCGCGACGCGCTCGAGAAGCTCAAGCTCAACGACGCAGCGCTCTGCTGGGAGCCGGAGACCTCGCTGGCCCTGGGCTTCGGATTCCGTTGCGGATTCCTGGGCCTGCTGCACATGGAGATCGTGCAAGAGCGGCTCGAGCGCGAATACAACCTCAACCTCATCGCCACCGCCCCGTCTGTGGTGTACTGGGTCGAGAAGGTCACCGGCGAGCGCCTGCATATCGAGAACCCCTCCCAGCTGCCCAATCAGATGGAGCTGCGCCTCATCGAGGAACCGGTGTCGAAGGTCACCATCATGTGCCCGGAAGACTACGTGGGCAACGTCATGGACCTCTGCCAGAGCCGCCGTGGCGAGTTCCTCAACATGGAGTTCCCCATCGAGAGGCGCTGCCTGCTCACATACGAGATGCCCATCGCCGAGATCATCACCGACTTCTTCGACCAGCTCAAGTCACGCACGCGCGGCTACGCATCCCTCGACTACGAGCTGCAGGGCTTCAAGGCGGCCGACCTGGTGAAGATGGACATCCTCGTGAACGGCTCGAAGGTCGACGCCCTCTCGTGCATCGTGCACAAGGACAAAGCCCAGGACCAGGGGCGTCGCATCGTCGAGCGCCTCAAGGAGGTCATCCCGCGTCAGATGTTCGAGGTGCCGATCCAGGCCACGCTGGGCGGGCGCGTCATCTCACGCGAGACGGTCAAGGCCATGCGCAAGAACGTGCTCGCCAAGTGCTACGGCGGTGACATCACCCGAAAGCGCAAGCTCCTCGAGAAGCAGAAAGAGGGCAAGAAGCGCATGAAGCAGATCGGCAACGTGGAGATCCCGCAGGAGGCCTTCCTCGCGGTTCTCAAATCCGAGGAATAGCGGCGACGCCTCCCCAACCCGCTCACACATCGAAGGGAACTCCACCATGAACGACGTCTGCGCCATCATCATGGCCGCGGGCAAGGGCACCCGCATGAAATCGACGCTGCCCAAGGTGCTCCACACCGTGCTGGGCAAGCCCATGATCGGGTTCGTGCTCGACAACGTCTCACATCTGGGCGTCGGCCAGGTCATTCTGGTGGTCGGCCACGGCAGCGAGGCGGTGGTGCGGGCCGTGGGCGACCGCGCCCAGGCCGTGGTGCAAGAGCCTCAGATGGGAACCGGACACGCCCTCCAGGTCGCGGCCCCGCACATCCGGCCCGAGATGAAGCGCATCATGGTGCTGAGCGGCGATCAGCCGCTCATCTCAGCCGAGAACCTCACCGACCTGCTGACAGCCCTCAGCGAGCCGCAGGCGTGCATGAGCCTGCTCACGGTCTCGCTGCCCTGGGCCAACGACCTCGGTCGCATCGTTCGTGACGCCGCCACGGGCAGCGTCTCGCGCATCGTCGAGGCGCGCGAGGCGAGCCCAGAGCAGCGCGCCATCGCCGAGGTAAACCTGGGCACCTATGCCTTCACCCGAGAGGCACTCGACACGTATCTGCCGCGCATCGGCATGCCGAACGCCCAGAAGGAGATCTACATCACCGACATGGTCCTGCTGGCCGCGGCCGACGGGCGGCGGGTCGCGCCCATCGACGCGGTCGATCCGCACACCTCCATCGGTGTGAACAGCCGCAAGGAGCTGGCCCAGATCACACAGGTCCTCCGCGAGCGCATCAACGAGCACCACATGGCCGAAGGGGTCACCATCGTCGACCCGGCCAGCACCTTCATCCACCCGGGCTGCCACATCGGACGCGACACCACGCTGCTCCCCTTCACCCTCATCGAGGGCGCAACCACCATCGGAGAGGGCTGCGTCATCGGGCCCTCGACGCGCATCGTCGACAGCCGCCTCGGCAGCGGCGTCACCGTGCAGAGCTCCATCGTCGTCGAGGCCGCCATCGGAGATGACACCTCGGTGGGTCCCTTCGCCTACCTCCGTCCGGGCACCGACATCGGCCGCGGCTGCAAGATCGGCGATTTCGTCGAGATCAAGAAGGCCCGCATCGACGACCACAGCAAGGTCCCGCATCTGGCGTACGTGGGCGATGCCCATCTCGGAAGCCACGTGAACATCGGCGCGGGCACGATCACGTGCAACTACGACGGCAAGAACAAGCATCACACCGAGATCGAAGACCACGTGCACATCGGCGCGAACACCAACCTGGTGGCGCCGGTGCGGGTGGGTCGGGGCTCGAAGACCGGCGCCGGCTCGGTGGTCACCCGCGATGTTCCCGAGAATGCCGTGGCCGTGGGAGTTCCCGCACGCGTGCTGCGCCGCGCCGAAGCCGCCGCCGAGGTCTGATCGCACCCGCTCGGCGCGAGCGCAAGGCGTACTTCTGAAGGCCTCGCCGTGACTGGAGGAGATGGATTCAGGGGAGAGAAACCATGGGCTCCCGTGCAATCCATCCCGAGAGGCCTCAACCTATGCTCCTCGTTGACGAACAGGAAGACATGCAGTCTCTGAAGGGCGAGAAGATCAAGATCTTCACGGGGAACAGCAACCCCCAGCTGGCCCGTGACATCGCCGCCTACCTCGAGCTTCCGCTGGGCAAGGCCACCGTCGGCCGCTTCACGAACAACGAGATCATGGTGAAGATCGACGAGAACGTGCGCGGATGCGACGTCTTCGTCATTCAGCCGACGTGTCACCCCGTCAACGACAGCCTCATGGAGCTGCTCATCATGGTCGACGCCCTCTCACGCTCGTCGGCCAACACCATCTCCGCCGTGATCCCCTACTACGGCTATGCCAAGCAGGAGAAGAAGACCTCCGGCCGTGAGCCCATCACCGCGAAGCTGGTGGCCAACCTTCTCACCGTGGCCAGCGTCGATCGCATCATCACCATCGATCTGCACGCCCCCGCCATCCAGGGCTTCTTTGACATCCCGGTCGACAACCTGTTCGCCTCTCCCGTCATGCTGGCCCATGTCGAGAAGCGGGGCTGGACCGGTTCGGGAACCGTGGTGGTGTCACCCGACGCGGGCGGCGTGGCGCGCGCCCGTGCCTTCGCCGAGAAGATCCACGCCTCGCTGGCCATCATCTTCAAGCGCCGCCCTCGTCCCGACGTGAGCGAGGTCACCGAGCTCGTGGGTGACGTAGCGGGCAAGACTGCGCTCATCTTCGACGACATGATCTCCACCGGGGGAACGCTGGTGGGGGCGGCCAACGCGCTCCTCGACCGCGGCGCCGTTCGCGTCGTGGCGCTTGCCACGCACGGCATCCTCGCGGGCGATGCCGTGAACATCATCGAAGACTCGCGCATGGATGAGGTCGTCATCACCGACACCATTCCCGTGCCGAACCAGGCCGCCCACGGCAAGTTCTCCGTGCTGTCTGTGGCGCCGCTGCTGGGC comes from Pseudomonadota bacterium and encodes:
- a CDS encoding M48 family peptidase → MLYSLEPAESAQAEEAGAQAFRTTRIIRSKKRRKTVAARVEDGVLIVYLPARMSEEEGRAWVDRMAARFRGRAERDADAAQADLKRRAARLNRKYFEGRLEYASIVYVTNQTSKYGSCSPGSRRIRISHRMASAPPFVLDYIIVHELAHLIEANHGRRFWKLVHRYPLAERA
- a CDS encoding elongation factor 4, translated to MKPTGDSRQSRVRNFCIIAHIDHGKSTLADRLLEVTGTMAPEKIQEQVLDSMDLERERGITIKSHPVTLEYLAADGVRYILNLIDTPGHVDFTYEVSRSLAAAEGALLLADASQGVEAQTVANFYLAINNNLEVIPVINKIDLPAAEPERVRNEIEEILSLPADDAVLTSARNGIGITDTLEAIVKRVPAPRGDASAPLRALIFDSQYDTYRGVVCFVRVVDGEMKKGDKIRFMSTDKDFEIDEVGIFKPAMRAIEKLSAGDVGYLISNIKNIGDTRVGDTITNAVGGVSEPLPGYRNVLPMVYSGLYPVDNMEYNDLRDALEKLKLNDAALCWEPETSLALGFGFRCGFLGLLHMEIVQERLEREYNLNLIATAPSVVYWVEKVTGERLHIENPSQLPNQMELRLIEEPVSKVTIMCPEDYVGNVMDLCQSRRGEFLNMEFPIERRCLLTYEMPIAEIITDFFDQLKSRTRGYASLDYELQGFKAADLVKMDILVNGSKVDALSCIVHKDKAQDQGRRIVERLKEVIPRQMFEVPIQATLGGRVISRETVKAMRKNVLAKCYGGDITRKRKLLEKQKEGKKRMKQIGNVEIPQEAFLAVLKSEE
- a CDS encoding ribose-phosphate pyrophosphokinase codes for the protein MQSLKGEKIKIFTGNSNPQLARDIAAYLELPLGKATVGRFTNNEIMVKIDENVRGCDVFVIQPTCHPVNDSLMELLIMVDALSRSSANTISAVIPYYGYAKQEKKTSGREPITAKLVANLLTVASVDRIITIDLHAPAIQGFFDIPVDNLFASPVMLAHVEKRGWTGSGTVVVSPDAGGVARARAFAEKIHASLAIIFKRRPRPDVSEVTELVGDVAGKTALIFDDMISTGGTLVGAANALLDRGAVRVVALATHGILAGDAVNIIEDSRMDEVVITDTIPVPNQAAHGKFSVLSVAPLLGEAIRRNYFHMSVSKLFS
- the glmU gene encoding UDP-N-acetylglucosamine diphosphorylase/glucosamine-1-phosphate N-acetyltransferase produces the protein MNDVCAIIMAAGKGTRMKSTLPKVLHTVLGKPMIGFVLDNVSHLGVGQVILVVGHGSEAVVRAVGDRAQAVVQEPQMGTGHALQVAAPHIRPEMKRIMVLSGDQPLISAENLTDLLTALSEPQACMSLLTVSLPWANDLGRIVRDAATGSVSRIVEAREASPEQRAIAEVNLGTYAFTREALDTYLPRIGMPNAQKEIYITDMVLLAAADGRRVAPIDAVDPHTSIGVNSRKELAQITQVLRERINEHHMAEGVTIVDPASTFIHPGCHIGRDTTLLPFTLIEGATTIGEGCVIGPSTRIVDSRLGSGVTVQSSIVVEAAIGDDTSVGPFAYLRPGTDIGRGCKIGDFVEIKKARIDDHSKVPHLAYVGDAHLGSHVNIGAGTITCNYDGKNKHHTEIEDHVHIGANTNLVAPVRVGRGSKTGAGSVVTRDVPENAVAVGVPARVLRRAEAAAEV